A single region of the Eleginops maclovinus isolate JMC-PN-2008 ecotype Puerto Natales chromosome 16, JC_Emac_rtc_rv5, whole genome shotgun sequence genome encodes:
- the samd9l gene encoding sterile alpha motif domain-containing protein 9-like, which yields MSYTASREGLAGPDGPPLIRSNGTIHFGVMDSKADAGYVHGEIVGITVQEKDVYVDALDYIERSISSDKEHVRQCVRPPRFIEVMDRESTEKRYVVEVDIVPSISIVKSKVYVVRLPNFKESSNKVEFEKEAILRRVGSKTEPVNDKDLSDFYQRVRDRDAQREEAEKNEFLSAPDFCQDLGRKLTMQMTSGKKFIDKEKWFIFVTNKFSPNDLCYLDWLLNMNVFCVFDFDPDSKTSGLCSKYLQHHAANMHSLQSYRISGDMSIKEFISHLHLFDQTSWIFCNGRSDFKGNETPCDEMTWIKTKMTFLRESVSLICKQILPKGTFQVIFLLTSTVEKPLLHTFNEFFTDMEGHEDIICICESKKNFQKWQSFAEGSCGIDTVNNSSVVGMKMSHIDSTLQQIQPLNTRASKHLPVFVRGTCLLETHIEEQMFSLEILSVDHCYETSKEFVDEQKANIEGQFYRGGKVKWLNFWLAEHKSVGEVIERDAYRDVSKLLNDALKQKVDQPPVNSINIYHHPGSGGSTVARQVLWNTRKDLRCAVVKPSYSAGLVAQHAVELREYEEKDPQTCLPVLLLIEDSDKEYLDDLKNELQVATNNKRIQCGTLCFILLSCRRSHNPEKKCKESPLQNVPITHKLSDQEKRKFAGKRRVLEERYEPEFILTFVLMSEGFSDEYVQHFVEHLLQDIDHQSVVTRLICYVALLNTYVQNSFISQSHCQALLAFTIHLERFRQHEFEKSLSDQAKLVFLHLKDDKTHIESIRIIHPLVAKEILQQLLGNQQTQSSLAMDLLCENVLFEHRFGRDEYLTFLRALFLRRARISKGDETDSFFSPLIEHVCEKEKSPDKAIELLKEAFDCFHKDPFFAQQLARLHYTYEKFEDAKHWAETAAKQLPNNSYILDTKGQVYKKWFQAKCKAIDNKPKTVEQIADAVETALKAVECFQECEKAAVADRNNHNSSGFFSEVEVACSLLKLISSSQVFSNQESGHSECMKYLLTDYIPEEVEDAWQPFHVSLKKLHKTTQNALEWISEDLSYFQTDIDLDGEETPESTEGMISHPLKWLAKKSSEYGKYFSEAYFTALNGQTIPANLTSFQKRMIICHLGGGNITSVLSKLTDQREVVPLLETIVSLYPSNPKKAKFGQMDIINYITAHLTLNCLSPQTKSVAPLEDLQALCHQFPTDKRKCLPSALFWLTLLFWPEDHDTDVEKEKKYEIVQSAVEHLEKGYWIKMKDISQRKRRLYTHFFLGSGNGLDKFVHKKKFERVTKLFSVSEKRMKWFRGEAWKKPEIATMLKRVSGWTEDGVVYLEGPQKKKFNILPLHVPSVPHSNENITFYLGFTFRGPVACNILVQQ from the exons atgtcctacaca gccagcagagaaggccttgctggccctgacggcccaccactgatcAGATCAAATGGCACCATACACTTTGGTGTAATGGATAGCAAGGCTGATGCTGGATACGTGCATGGTGAAATAGTTGGTATTACTGTACAAGAAAAAGACGTTTATGTGGATGCTTTAGACTACATTGAGAGGAGTATCTCCTCTGACAAGGAGCATGTACGCCAATGTGTCCGGCCACCAAGGTTCATTGAGGTTATGGATCGAGAAAGTACAGAGAAAAGGTATGTGGTAGAGGTTGACATTGTGCCTTCAATAAGTATTGTTAAGAGCAAGGTGTATGTAGTCCGTCTCCCAAACTTCAAAGAGTCATCCAACAAAGTAGAATTCGAGAAAGAAGCAATTCTGCGGAGGGTGGGTTCAAAAACAGAGCCAGTGAATGACAAAGACCTAAGTGATTTTTACCAGCGAGTCAGAGATCGGGATGCTCAAagagaagaggcagagaaaaaTGAGTTCCTCAGTGCCCCAGATTTCTGCCAAGATCTCGGGAGGAAACTTACAATGCAAATGACTAGTGGGAAGAAATTCATTGATAAGGAGAAATGGTTCATATTTGTCACAAACAAATTCAGCCCTAATGACCTTTGCTACCTTGACTGGCTGCTTAACATGAAcgtgttctgtgtgtttgactttgacCCAGACTCAAAGACATCAGGTCTTTGCAGTAAATACCTTCAGCATCACGCTGCAAACATGCATTCTCTGCAGAGCTATAGGATATCTGGTGACATGAGCATCAAAGAATTCATAAGCCACTTGCATCTGTTCGACCAAACTAGCTGGATCTTTTGTAACGGCCGTTCTGACTTCAAAGGAAATGAAACTCCATGCGATGAAATGACTTggataaagacaaaaatgactttCCTGCGGGAATCTGTGTCTTTGATCTGTAAACAAATCTTGCCAAAAGGGACATTCCAGGTCATTTTTCTTCTCACATCAACAGTAGAGAAACCTCTCTTGCATACCTTCAATGAATTTTTCACAGACATGGAAGGACATGAAGACATCATCTGCATCTGTGAGTCAAAGAAAAACTTCCAGAAATGGCAAAGCTTTGCAGAGGGGTCATGTGGAATAGACACTGTGAACAACTCCAGTGTCGTCGGGATGAAGATGAGTCACATTGATTCAACTCTGCAGCAAATACAACCCTTAAACACACGTGCCAGCAAACACTTGCCAGTCTTTGTGAGAGGGACATGTCTTCTTGAAACACACATAGAGGAACAGATGTTTTCCCTGGAAATTCTCAGTGTCGATCATTGCTATGAAACAAGCAAAGAATTTGTTGAtgaacaaaaagcaaacattgaAGGGCAGTTTTACCGTGGTGGGAAAGTGAAGTGGTTGAATTTCTGGCTTGCTGAACACAAGTCCGTTGGAGAGGTCATTGAAAGAGATGCTTATCGTGATGTCTCCAAACTTCTCAATGACGCTTTGAAACAAAAAGTAGATCAGCCTCCGGTGAACAGTATAAACATCTACCATCATCCAGGAAGTGGTGGAAGCACTGTGGCAAGACAAGTACTTTGGAACACAAGGAAAGATCTAAGGTGTGCAGTTGTGAAGCCTTCATATTCAGCCGGTCTTGTAGCCCAACATGCAGTTGAGCTAAGGGAATATGAAGAAAAAGATCCACAGACATGTCTTCCTGTGCTACTTCTTATTGAAGACTCAGACAAAGAATATTTAGATGATCTTAAAAATGAACTTCAAGTTGCCACCAACAACAAAAGAATCCAATGTGGAACTctatgtttcattttgttgagCTGCAGACGATCCCACAATCCAGAGAAGAAGTGCAAAGAGTCTCCATTACAGAATGTGCCTATCACCCACAAACTGAGTGATCAAGAGAAAAGAAAGTTTGCTGGTAAACGTAGGGTACTGGAAGAACGATATGAGCCTGAATTCATCTTGACATTTGTTCTGATGAGTGAAGGATTCAGTGATGAATATGTTCAACATTTTGTGGAACATTTGCTTCAAGACATTGATCATCAATCAGTTGTCACACGCCTCATCTGCTATGTTGCACTGCTGAACACTTATGTCCAAAACTCCTTCATCTCTCAGTCCCATTGTCAAGCTTTGCTTGCCTTTACCATTCACTTGGAAAGGTTTCGCCAGCATGAGTTTGAGAAATCACTCAGTGATCAGGCTAAACTAGTCTTCTTGCATCTTAAAGATGACAAGACACACATTGAGTCAATCAGAATCATTCATCCACTGGTTGCAAAGGAAATTCTCCAACAGCTTTTGGGAAACCAACAGACCCAAAGCAGTTTAGCAATGGATTTACTCTGTGAGAATGTGCTTTTTGAGCACAGATTTGGAAGGGACGAATATCTGACATTTTTGAGAGCACTTTTCTTAAGGCGAGCCAGAATAAGTAAAGGGGATGAAActgatagttttttttctcctctgatTGAGCATGTTtgtgaaaaggagaaaagcCCAGACAAAGCAATTGAGTTACTCAAGGAAGCATTCGATTGTTTCCATAAAGATCCATTCTTTGCACAACAACTCGCTCGTCTTCATTATACTTACGAAAAGTTTGAAGATGCAAAACACTGGGCGGAGACAGCAGCCAAACAGCTGCCAAACAACTCCTACATACTTGACACAAAGGGACAGGTGTACAAAAAATGGTTCCAAGCAAAATGTAAAGCTATTGACAATAAACCAAAGACAGTAGAACAAATAGCAGATGCTGTGGAGACTGCACTGAAAGCTGTAGAATGTTTTCAAGAGTGTGAAAAAGCAGCTGTTGCTGATAGAAACAACCATAACAGctcagggtttttttctgaaGTTGAGGTTGCATGCAGCTTGCTCAAACTGATCTCTTCATCGCAAGTGTTTTCAAACCAAGAAAGTGGCCATTCAGAATGTATGAAGTACCTGTTAACCGATTACATTCCTGAGGAAGTTGAAGATGCATGGCAACCCTTTCatgtcagtttaaaaaaacttCACAAGACAACGCAAAATGCCTTGGAATGGATCTCAGAAGACCTCAGTTACTTCCAGACAGACATAGATTTAGATGGAGAAGAGACCCCTGAAAGTACTGAGGGGATGATAAGTCATCCACTGAAATGGTTGGCAAAAAAATCTTCAGAGTATGGAAAGTACTTCAGTGAAGCTTATTTTACTGCACTTAATGGGCAAACAATCCCTGCCAATCTAACTTCTTTCCAAAAACGCATGATCATCTGTCACCTTGGTGGGGGCAACATAACATCCGTCCTCTCCAAGCTAACTGACCAGAGGGAGGTAGTACCTCTTCTAGAGACCATTGTTTCTCTCTACCCCAGCAATCCAAAAAAAGCCAAATTTGGTCAAATGGATATTATCAATTACATCACGGCCCACCTTACTCTGAACTGCCTGTCACCACAGACCAAAAGTGTAGCTCCCCTGGAAGACCTGCAGGCACTTTGTCATCAGTTCCCAACtgataaaaggaaatgtttaccAAGTGCGCTGTTCTGGCTTACATTGCTGTTCTGGCCAGAGGATCATGACACAGatgtggagaaagaaaaaaaatatgagaTTGTTCAATCAGCTGTTGAACACCTGGAAAAAGGGTACTGGATCAAGATGAAGGACATTTCTCAGCGAAAGAGAAGGCTTTACACCCATTTTTTTCTTGGCAGTGGGAATGGATTGGATAAATTTGTCCACAAGAAAAAGTTTGAAAGAGTCACAAAGCTGTTCTCTGTATCTGAAAAACGCATGAAGTGGTTCAGGGGTGAGGCATGGAAGAAGCCTGAGATTGCCACAATGCTGAAACGTGTTTCTGGGTGGACTGAAGATGGAGTGGTGTACCTCGAAGgcccacagaagaagaagttcAATATCCTGCCTCTTCATGTTCCTTCAGTGCCTCACAGTAATGAAAACATCACATTCTACCTGGGGTTTACCTTCCGAGGTCCTGTTGCCTGCAACATTCTTGTGCAACAATAG
- the LOC134878017 gene encoding sterile alpha motif domain-containing protein 9-like gives MADELQPSPNDWSESQVSTWLRSLGVKEPYIEKLYEEEVNGQILLTLDEDFLKTKICMKLGPAHLIIQKRDELINSKKKPQEKRKPNPGKNTEDKQNINQKSFQGHPAQTSERNKEVGVERQTAQEQCVLTSKEDCRPRPFDQDEIDFIYVKHRVLQPESGAFNLTSPCHEFKSFSVASALDRTRLQAKFAKEVIKFAVGCMNIRSSGGPCISHLGLQ, from the exons ATGG CTGACGAACTCCAGCCTTCACCCAATGATTGGTCTGAATCCCAAGTGAGCACCTGGCTTAGATCCCTTGGAGTGAAGGAGCCGTACATAGAAAAGCTCTATGAGGAAGAAGTAAATGGACAAATCCTTCTTACACTGGAtgaggactttttaaagacaaaaattTGCATGAAGTTAGGGCCTGCTCATTTGATAATTCAAAAGAGAGATGAACTCATCAACTCAAAGAAAAAACCTCAAGAGAAGAGAAAGCCAAACCctggaaaaaacacagaagacaagcaaaacataaatcaaaaatCATTTCAAGGTCATCCAGCACAGACTTCGGAAAGAAATAAAGAGGTCGGGGTCGAGAGACAAACTGCTCAAGAACAATGTGTCTTGACTTCAAAGGAAGACTGCAGGCCAAGGCCATTCGATCAAGACGAGATTGATTTCATATATGTCAAGCACAGAGTCCTGCAACCTGAATCAGGTGCTTTTAATCTGACATCTCCATGCCATGAATTTAAGTCTTTTTCTGTAGCTTCTGCATTGGATCGCACAAGACTACAAGCTAAGTTTGCCAAAGAGGTCATTAAATTTGCAGTTGGCTGTATGAATATCAGAtccagtggcgggccgtgcatttcacacctaggccttcagtga
- the LOC134878361 gene encoding serine/threonine-protein kinase/endoribonuclease IRE1-like, whose protein sequence is MDWTVSSRALLWCFLSLLCCAGIPQKGFCSASTVSLPESLLFVSTLDGNLHAVSKKSGSIKWTLKEDPVLQVPTHVAEPAFLPDPNDGSLYSLGGKNNEGLTKLPFTIPELVQASPCRSSDGVLYMGKKQDLWYVVDLLTGEKQQTLTSSFAEMLCPSSSLLYLGRTEYTITMYDTKSRELRWNATYSDYASTLPDDDTKYKVAHFVSNGDGLVVTVDSDSGDVQWVQNYNSPVVAMYIWQREGLRKVPHTNVAVETLRYLTFMSGEVGRITQWKYPFPKENKPKNKFLATLYVGKYSSSLYASSSLVHDGVTVVPRGSTFPMLEGPDSRETDEDKECVITPSTSVKFNAALRERNRINYMRNYLLLIGHHETPPEAHTKLLEKFPDSFPRSQGNVIPPTTDKKVEEKVNDSGMNDGPPSSPPETSIQQPGTSGRTVRPEAPVDSMLKDMATIIFSTFLLAGWVAFVITYPKSVHKQQQLQHQEFQRQMEEKLELLQRQQPFPPADGGLGLAPDSDYLEVARTRSEYSDHSSPNVTPRASNHSNLSVSELGSSANEHEDGEEDSNIVRVGNITFRPKEVLGHGAEGTIVYKGQFDNRAVAVKRILPECFSFADREVQLLRESDEHPNVIRYFCTERDRQFQYIAIELCAASLQEYVERKDFDRHGLEPVILLQQTMSGLAHLHSLNIVHRDLKPHNILVSMPNAHGRVRAMISDFGLCKKLAVGRHSFSRRSGVPGTEGWIAPEILSEDCQDNPTCAVDIFSAGCVFYYVVSQGSHPFGKSLQRQANILLGTYSLDHLQTDKHEDIVARALVEQMMSMEPQRRPSAESVLKHPFFWSLEKELQFFQDVSDRIEKEPLDGPIVRQLERGGRAVVKGDWREHITVPLQTDLRKFRSYKGGSVRDLMRAMRNKKHHYRELPAEVQETLGSIPDDFVSYFTSRFPHLLMHTYLAMRTCASERPFLPYYSTADQLAKTQTQYTHLGPQRQKEPCTQPLTTHTSLPSSQPQENTHSSQPAQVPHTTPAESAPSSSPDEPVASHLPVETVEPAPSTQTDLQSQTGNPTHVSESPTDPLMLEQSIQPEVHKLTDPLILGNESV, encoded by the exons ATGGACTGGACAGTGAGCAGTCGGGCCCTGTTGTGGTGCTTTTTGTCGTTGCTTTGCTGCGCTGGGATCCCACAAAAG GGATTTTGCAGCGCCAGCACCGTTTCCCTCCCTGAAAGCCTGCTCTTTGTGTCCACGCTGGATGGAAACCTGCACGCCGTTAGCAAGAAGTCAGGCTCTATCAAATGGACTCTGAAAGAAG ATCCAGTTCTTCAGGTCCCCACACATGTGGCAGA ACCAGCCTTTCTGCCTGACCCCAACGATGGCAGCCTGTACTCTCTGGGAGGGAAGAACAACGAAGGCCTCACA AAATTACCCTTCACCATCCCTGAGTTGGTCCAAGCTTCTCCCTGTCGCAGCTCTGATGGTGTACTTTACATGG gtAAGAAGCAGGACCTGTGGTACGTGGTGGACCTGTTGACTGGAGAGAAGCAGCAGACCTTGACTTCCTCCTTCGCTGAGATGCTGTGTCCCTCTTCGTCTCTTCTCTATCTGGGACGCACAG AGTACACCATCACCATGTACGACACCAAGAGCAGAGAGCTGCGCTGGAATGCCACCTATTCCGACTACGCCTCGACCCTTCCTGATGATGACACCAAATACA AGGTGGCTCATTTTGTGTCCAACGGTGACGGCCTGGTGGTGACGGTGGACAGCGACTCAGGAGACGTTCAGTGGGTTCAGAACTATAACTCCCCGGTGGTGGCCATGTATATCTGGCAGCGCGAGGGCCTCCGCAAAGTTCCCCACACGAACGTGGCTGTGGAAACCCTGCGGTACCTCACTTTCATGTCTGGAGAGGTTGGCCGCATCACACAGTGGAAATACCCATTTCCCAAAGAGAATAAGCCCAAGAACAAATTCCT GGCCACTTTGTACGTGGGAAAATACTCCAGCAGTCTGTATGCCTCTTCCTCCCTGGTGCACGATGGAGTCACTGTGGTG CCTCGTGGCAGCACCTTCCCCATGCTGGAGGGTCCCGACAGCCGGGAGACTGACGAGGACAAGGAGTGCGTCATCACACCCAGCACCAGCGTGAAGTTCAACGCTGCGCTGCGGGAGAGAAACCGTATAAACTACATGAGAAACTACCTGCTCCTCATAG GTCATCATGAGACGCCCCCTGAAGCTCACACTAAGCTCCTGGAGAAGTTCCCAGACAGCTTTCCTCGCAGCCAAGGCAACGTCATCCCACCCACGACTGACAAGAAGGTTGAggag AAGGTAAATGATAGTGGGATGAATGATGGCCCCCCATCCTCCCCGCCTGAAACATCCATCCAACAACCTGGCACCAGTGGTCGCACTGTGCGTCCGGAGGCCCCGGTGGACTCCATGCTCAAAGACATGGCGACTATCATCTTCTCCACCTTCCTCCTGGCTGGCTGGGTGGCCTTTGTGATCACCTACCCCAAA aGTGTccacaagcagcagcagctgcagcaccaGGAGTTCcagagacagatggaggagAAGTTGGAGCTGCTCCAGAGACAGCAGCCGTTCCCCCCTGCAGACGGGGGCCTGGGCTTGGCCCCAGACAGCGACTATCTGGAGGTGGCCCGCACTCGCTCCGAATACTCCGACCACAGCAGCCCTAATGTGACCCCCCGTGCCTCCAACCACTCCAACCTGTCTGTGTCTGAACTGGGAAGCTCCGCCAATGAGCACGAAGATGGAG AGGAGGACTCCAATATAGTCAGAGTGGGCAACATAACTTTCCGTCCCAAAGAGGTCTTAGGTCATGGGGCTGAGGGCACCATTGTTTACAA GGGTCAGTTTGACAACCGTGCAGTGGCAGTGAAGAGAATTCTCCCAGAATGCTTCAGCTTTGCAGACCGGGAAGTCCAGCTGCTGAGGGAGTCAGACGAGCACCCGAATGTCATCCGCTACTTCTGCACTGAGAGGGACCGTCAGTTCCAGTACATCGCTATTGAGCTGTGTGCTGCCTCTCTTCAGGAG TATGTGGAGAGGAAGGATTTTGACCGTCATGGACTTGAGCCCGTTATACTTCTTCAGCAGACCATGTCAGGACTGGCCCACCTGCACTCTCTGAACATAG TCCACAGAGACCTGAAACCCCACAACATCCTGGTGTCCATGCCCAATGCCCACGGCCGGGTCCGGGCCATGATCTCAGACTTCGGGTTGTGTAAGAAGCTGGCCGTGGGCCGCCACAGCTTCAGCAGAAGGTCGGGGGTTCCCGGCACTGAGGGCTGGATCGCCCCTGAGATTCTCAGCGAGGACTGCCAAGACAACCCG ACCTGCGCTGTGGACATCTTCTCTGCTGGTTGTGTGTTCTACTACGTGGTGTCTCAAGGAAGCCACCCCTTCGGCAAGTCCCTGCAGAGGCAAGCCAACATCCTGCTGGGCACGTACAGCCTCGACCATCTGCAAACTGACAAACATG AGGACATTGTAGCCAGAGCTTTGGTAGAGCAGATGATGAGCATGGAGCCCCAAAGGAGGCCTTCTGCTGAGAGCGTTCTCAAACACCCTTTCTTCTGGAGCCTGGAGAAGGAGCTGCAGTTTTTTCAG GATGTGAGCGACAGAATAGAAAAGGAACCGCTGGACGGGCCAATCGTGAGACagctggagagaggagggagggctGTTGTCAAGGGTGACTGGAGAGAGCACATCACAGTGCCACTGCAGACAG ATCTGCGGAAATTTCGCTCCTATAAGGGAGGGTCAGTCAGAGACCTGATGCgtgcaatgagaaacaag AAACATCATTACCGGGAGTTGCCTGCTGAGGTTCAGGAGACGCTGGGCTCCATCCCTGATGACTTTGTCTCCTACTTCACCTCCCGCTTCCCCCACCTGCTAATGCACACATACCTGGCCATGCGGACCTGTGCTTCTGAGAGGCCATTCCTGCCTTACTACTCCACTGCAGATCAGCTTGCCAAAACACAGACCCAGTACACACATCTCGGgccacaaagacaaaaagagcCATGTACTCAACCCTTGACTACACACACATCTCTCCCCTCCTCACAACCACAGGAAAATACACATTCGTCACAGCCAGCGCAGGTCCCTCACACAACACCTGCTGAATCAGccccctcttcttctccagATGAGCCTGTAGCTTCACATTTGCCAGTTGAGACAGTGGAGCCTGCACCGTCCACACAGACTGACCTGCAGAGTCAAACCGGGAACCCCACACATGTCTCAGAATCACCTACCGATCCTCTCATGCTAGAACAATCCATTCAGCCTGAGGTGCACAAACTGACAGATCCTTTGATACTGGGTAATGAATCAGTGTGA